In Helianthus annuus cultivar XRQ/B chromosome 3, HanXRQr2.0-SUNRISE, whole genome shotgun sequence, a single window of DNA contains:
- the LOC110930708 gene encoding uncharacterized protein LOC110930708: MIEDQRGGAPYGILLAVVVFILIGIPMFLGDGGEALTEFIAELLSPLGLLLLPIILLLAIQYLSSDSGSFVSSIFSAGEPNSIHRASGSPVGVALVLLLVLFLLYNKFSIFGGDDDSDD, from the coding sequence ATGATAGAAGACCAACGAGGAGGAGCACCCTACGGTATCCTCCTCGCCGTCGTAGTATTCATCCTGATCGGAATCCCTATGTTTCTCGGCGACGGCGGCGAAGCCCTGACGGAGTTCATCGCAGAGCTTCTGAGTCCGTTAGGTCTGTTACTTCTTCCAATCATTCTGTTACTCGCTATCCAATATTTATCTTCCGATTCCGGATCTTTTGTTTCCAGCATCTTCTCCGCCGGTGAACCTAATTCTATCCACCGTGCTAGTGGATCTCCGGTCGGTGTGGCGCTTGTGCTTCTTCTTGTGCTTTTTCTTCTGTATAATAAGTTTTCGATCTtcggtggtgatgatgattccGATGACTAG